Proteins from a single region of Bos indicus x Bos taurus breed Angus x Brahman F1 hybrid chromosome 29, Bos_hybrid_MaternalHap_v2.0, whole genome shotgun sequence:
- the LOC113886386 gene encoding pregnancy-associated glycoprotein 2-like, whose product MKLLGILGLVALSECIVIIPLMKMSTMQKTLKGKNLMNSFLEEHAYSLSQNSANDQKFSTHPLRNLKDMFYFGNISIGTPPKQFSVLFDTGSSDLWVSSVFCHDPGCSKHRLFNPRGSTTFQMTDRHMHFCNELGDITGFFGRDIVRIGDLVIMNQTFALTYRQISKILPFVPFEGVLGLGYPSLATSRIIPVFDSLMLQKVISEPVFAFYLNNKEKNGSVVMLGGVDHSYYKGELNWVPVSKSLYWQITVDRISVNGKVIGCSSRCQAILDTGTAFVHGPTRLITNIQRLVRARPYHGCQYLISCHVHTTIPPIIFTINGIDYPMHPEDYIVTSTCNLCFSAFLGGTEKVTKSETWILGDAFLRRYFSVFDRGNHRIGLAPAV is encoded by the exons ATGAAATTGCTTGGGATCCTTGGGCTGGTGGCCCTCTCAGAGTGCATAGTCAT AATCCCGCTAATGAAGATGAGCACCATGCAAAAAACTCTCAAGGGAAAAAACTTGATGAACAGTTTCCTGGAAGAACACGCTTACAGCCTGTCCCAGAATTCTGCTAATGACCAGAAATTCTCTACACATCCCCTGAGGAACTTAAAGGAT ATGTTCTACTTTGGAAACATCAGCATTGGAACACCCCCTAAACAGTTCAGCGTCCTCTTTGACACCGGCTCCTCTGACCTCTGGGTGTCCTCTGTCTTCTGCCACGATCCAGGCTGTA GTAAACACAGACTCTTCAACCCTCGTGGGTCTACCACCTTCCAGATGACAGACCGTCACATGCACTTTTGCAATGAGCTTGGGGACATCACTGGGTTTTTTGGCCGTGACATTGTTCGG ATCGGGGACCTTGTCATCATGAACCAGACTTTTGCCCTGACCTACAGGCAGATTAGCAAGATCCTGCCGTTTGTACCTTTTGAGGGAGTCCTGGGTTTGGGCTACCCCAGCCTCGCCACCTCCAGGATCATCCCTGTCTTTGACAGCCTGATGCTACAAAAAGTCATTTCTGAGCCCGTGTTTGCCTTCTACTTGAACAA CAAGGAGAAGAATGGCAGCGTGGTGATGCTTGGTGGGGTGGACCATTCCTATTACAAAGGAGAACTCAACTGGGTACCAGTGTCCAAATCTCTCTACTGGCAGATAACTGTGGATCG CATCTCCGTGAATGGGAAAGTGATTGGTTGTTCCAGTAGATGTCAGGCCATTCTGGACACCGGGACCGCATTCGTGCATGGCCCGACAAGACTGATCACCAACATTCAGAGACTCGTCCGCGCCAGGCCTTACCACGGTTGCCAG TACTTGATTTCATGTCATGTCCATACTACAATCCCTCCTATCATCTTCACCATCAATGGCATTGACTACCCAATGCACCCTGAAGACTACATCGTGACG AGTACTTGCAACCTCTGCTTCAGCGCTTTTCTAGGAGGCACAGAGAAAGTGACCAAATCAGAGACCTGGATACTGGGTGACGCCTTCCTGAGGCGGTATTTCTCAGTTTTTGATCGAGGAAACCACAGAATTGGCCTGGCTCCCGCAGTGTAA
- the LOC113886246 gene encoding calmodulin-like, producing the protein MADQLTEEQIAEFKEAFSLFDKDGDGTITTKELGTVMRSLGQNPTEAELHDMINEVDADGNGTIDFPEFLTMMARKMKDTDSEEEIREAFRVFDKDGNGYISAAELRHVMTNLGEKLTDEEVDEMIREADIDGDGQVNYEEFVQMMTAK; encoded by the coding sequence ATGGCTGATCAGCTGACCGAAGAGCAGATTGCTGAATTCAAGGAAGCTTTCTCCCTGTTTGACAAAGACGGTGATGGCACCATCACAACCAAGGAACTTGGAACCGTCATGAGGTCGTTGGGCCAGAACCCAACAGAAGCCGAATTGCACGACATGATCAACGAGGTGGACGCTGATGGTAATGGCACCATTGACTTCCCAGaatttttgactatgatggctagaAAAATGAAAGACACCGACAGTGAAGAAGAAATCCGCGAGGCATTCCGAGTCTTTGATAAGGATGGCAACGGTTACATCAGCGCCGCAGAGCTCCGCCACGTCATGACAAACCTGGGAGAGAAGCTAACAGATGAGGAAGTAGATGAGATGATCAGAGAAGCAGACATCGACGGAGACGGGCAGGTCAACTACGAAGAATTcgtacagatgatgactgcaaaaTGA